The region TGCTATTAAAGTAACCTCTCCTATAGGTGCTCTGCCATCACCATCTTCGCTAATTGAAACAAATAATGAACCAAATTCATTCGAAACAAATTGATAATGATTAGAAAAAATTTTTTTTATATGTTCTTTTTTTAATGCGGAATAGAAAACTACTGCTCCACTTGGATCAGGCAAATTAGTAAGTCGATTTTTATAAGTTAGTTTTCTATTAAGTGGTCCCTTCAAATGCTTCAGCAAAGATTGAGGTGGCGCGGTATAAATCAAATCTTTTGCTTCATAAACAAAAGAATTTTTTTTCGAATTAGCAGATAATTTCCAACGAATATTTACATCATCAAAATTTATAGAATTGACTTTTTGGCCAAAAATCAAATTAACTCCAGTTTTTTTTAATGAACTTTCTAATGCTTCACTTAAAGACTGCATAGATTTTTTAAGATGCCAAAGACCATGTGGTTGTTGACATATTTGTAAAACAGTTGATCCATATAATGCTGCAGTGTTATAAACATCCTCTTGGGAATAGAGTTTAAGTTGAAGATTTAAGAATTTTATCAAGCGCTCGTTCTTAGATAATCCACATATACGCAATAAATCAAAGATAGTAGATTTAAGTAAGATCCCAGTGACGAGGTTTGACGGAACTAGTGCTTTAAGAAGTTGAGAAAAATCCCAAAAGTTACTGATTGGCAGCACTGGATTATTATTTGCAAATAACCAATTGCTTTGATGTATTCGGTTACAAAGATTCCAAAATCGACTACTTCCTGGAAACTGCATTTCTTGTTCAGCAATCCATTTACTTTTTTCATACCAAATAGATATTGGCTTTAGACCATCTTTCAAATCCACAATGCAAGCAGGGTCTAAAATAGTAGCTTCAGGAGATTGAATATCTAAAAAATTAAAAATTCTTGAATGTATTCCTCCTTTCTCTAAACCCGCAACTTGAGTTGCGCCAACATCAAAAATATAATTCTTTCTTTTAAAAGTGCCTGCACATCCACCTGCTTGCGAATGAGATTCTATTAAAGTTACAGATAAACCTTGCTTTGATAAAATTGCTGCAGATGTTAGTCCTGCTATACCAGCACCCACAACAACAACTTCAGACTTACTCATTACAATGCAAAAATTATCACCTTTTGAAGTTAGCGAAATTTGTAATGAATTAGGTGAACCTTATCCAAAAAGTATTGAACAAGTTCATGGGGGTGATATTCATAGTGCATGGAAAATAGAATTTGCAAACAAAAAATTATTTCTCAAAAGAAACGATAGGCACAAAAACTTTCTTGAATTTGAAAAATATTGTCTACAAAATTTGAGAGATTATAGTAACGAAAAAAACTTAATTATTCCTGAAGTTATTACATTTAGAAATTTTAAAAATGTAGAAATTCTTCTGATGGAATGGATAGATATGCAAAATTTTGATCAAAAAAACCTTGGTAAAGGTTTAGGAGAAATGCACTTAAATTCAACAGAATCTAATCCAAAAATTTTTGGGTATCCGATTGAAGGTTTTATAGGATTAACAGATCAGTTGAAAGGCTGGGAACATAATTGGGTAGATTGTTTTTTAAACTTACGAATAATACCTCAATTATCAATTCTTAAATCAAATTTTTTAAACAAAGAAACCATAAATAAAGTTAATGAAAAAATTAGATCAGAATTGCTGAAGCATAAACCAATAAATACTCTTATTCATGGTGATTTGTGGTCAGGGAATGTTGGAATAGATAAAAGTGGTAGAGGAGTTATATTTGACCCAGCATCTTGGTGGGCAGATAATGAAGTAGATATCGCTATGACAAGACTATTTGGAGGTTTTGATAAAGAATTTTATGATGAGTATCATAAAATTTTTCCCATAAGAGAAGGATTCGAAAAGAGAATTATAATTTATAATTTTTACCACATATTGAATCACGCCAATATGTTTGGAGGTACATACTTTAACCAAGTAAAAGATTACGTTAAATCAATACTTAAAATGTAATCTATAACTAACCAAGATATGTTTTTTTAAGATTTTGTACTTTATCTAAAACAGCTTCACGATTTTCACTAGTGCGAAGATTTTGCCAGCTCCATTGACCAACAACAATTACTCCAAGAAGTTCTAGTAATCCAGGTAGAATTGGGAAAAAATTAATTGTGTCAATAATAACTTTAATTATTATCTGAGCTATTACGACAACAGCAATTATGCCTGCCGCTTTGCCATACTTACCCATTTGAGTCCAATCAACCTTACCAAGGGTCTCATTGACTTTTCCCATTACATCAGAGTACTTGTCTGAAAAGCTTTTAGTTTCTGAGCTTGTAGCGGAGCCGGAGTCTTGATTAGACTCTGGTGTGTTATCACTCATGAAATCAGTAATCTCAATATATTGACCAGACAATAACGGAAAATTCTTCTATTTGCTACCTTTTTTTCATGTGTGATTCCGAACCGACACATTTTGTATTTTTTTGGATGTATTGATATATTTCAATATTGAATATATTTTTGAAGAAAATTTTATTTATGAATAATTTTCATTATTAAGTTGTTCTAACAAAAACATTAATAAATCACACAAATAGCGATTCTTCAAAAGATTAAATTTTTAATTGTAATTATCATACCTTCATAAGATTAATTTGCGAAATGAAAAATGACATTTTCAAAAGATATCAAATTTAATTTATTAACTGCAGACGAACAAGAAAGATACCAAAAGCATTTAACACTCAAAGAGATAGGAAACGAAGGGCAATTAAAACTCAAAAACAGTTCAGTACTATGCATAGGAGCAGGAGGCCTAGGATCTGCAGTATTAATTTATCTAGCGGCGACTGGGATTGGGAAAATCGGCATAGTAGATAATGATCACGTTGAGAAGTCAAATCTCCAAAGACAGATAATTCATGAAACAAAAACTATAGGCAATCTTAAAGTTGATTCTGCCCGAGAAAGAATAAAAAAATTTAATCCTAATTCTGAAGTATTAACATTTGCAGAGAGAATTAATCCAAATAATGCCCTAGAAATAATTAGAGAATTTGATATTATTTGCGATTGTTCAGATAACTTTGCCACTAGATATTTGATAAATGATTCATGCCTGATACTTAATAAACCTTTAGTCTTTGGAAGTGTACAAGGCTTTGAAGGGCAAGTAAGTGTTTTTAACCTTAATAAAAAGAGTCCTAATTTGCGAGACTTGCTTCCAGAATCACCTTCAAAAAAGGCTGTCCCTAGTTGCACAGAATATGGGGTAGTTGGAGTTTCAACAGGTTTAATAGGAATTTTTCAAGTAAATGAAATTATCAAAATAGTTTTAAAAAAAGGTGAAACTCTGGATGGAAAAATTTTAGTTTTTGATCTCTTGAATATGAGTATGAAAAAATTGCATTTAAAAAGAGATATTTTAAATCAACAAATTAATAATCTTTCTAAGTTTGCAGATTTTTATGATGATGATGATTATTGTTCTGAAAAAAATCATAAAATCAGGAGAATCAATGCTATTGATTTTCATAACTTATACAAAGCAAATCCTAACAAAATTCTTCTAATTGATGTTAGAGAAAATGAAGAATTTTCTGATTCTAGAATAGAGGGTTCCATATCAATCCCCCTAAGTCATTTGGACCAAGATTTTGACTTAGAGTTTATTAAAAAAGAAAGTTTAATTAAAGAAGTTTTTACCATATGTAAATCAGGGAAACGTTCTGAAAAAGCTTCAAAAATCTTATCTCAATTCAAAATTCAATCAAGATCTATTGAGGGTGGTATTGAAAAGGTAAAAAGAATTTTATCCAATTAATATAATAAAAAATACTTAATAATCCACACCTCTTTTCAAATCAACTCCAACATTTGCATAATGCTTATGACAGACCATTTCAGAGTAAACATCAGCGAGTTCAAAGTATGAAGGTTCATTTTTACATCTCCCAGTAATAACAACTTCTGTTTCTGCTGGTTTTTTTAAAAGCGTCTGATGTATTGATTCAACAGGTAGCAGCTCTAAATCAACAGTTGGGTTCAATTCATCCAAAATAATTGTTTTATACAAACCACTCAAAATAGCAGCTTTAGCAATTTCCCATGCTCTTTCAGCCTCAACATAATCAATTGGTTGTTGCTGACCTCTCCAAACAATCGCATCTCTACCTGAGCGCAAATGATCTACCAAGTGTGGGTAACTTTCTCTCAAAGCTTCAATAGCGGCATCTTCGGTATACCCATTCCCACCTTTTAACCACTGTAATATTAAAACTCTATGACTTTTATCTTGAGATATTCCTTTGCCTATAGCTTGAAGTGCTTTGCCAAGCGCACTCGTGGACTTCCCTTTCCCTTCACCTGTATAAATCTCAATTCCACCATTAAATCTCTTTTGCCCGGATTTGTTTGATAGATCTCCTATTAAACGTGGTCTCATTTCTGAATGAAGTTGCGATATTCGTACCAATGAGGCAGGTGCTGCCCTTCCAGTTATGATTATTTCTAACCCGTCAGGACGATTTTGAAGAGAATCAACTACTTCCTGAGTATCCAGCATTCCTAAATCAAGAACTGGATTCAACTCGTCTAGTACTACTACAGAATAAAGAGAACTAGCAATTGCTCCTTTAGCAATATTCCAACCTCTCTCAGCCTCCCCTATATCAAACTTTGTCACCTGATCAGCATTAAAGAATTCAGATCTTCCTGTCCTTACATGGTCAATTAAATGTGGAAAACCTCTTTGCAATGCCTCTATTGCTGAATCCTCATCATATGACCTCTCAGGACCTTTCAAAAATCTCAGAAGTAGGACTCTCGACTGTCTGTTTTCGCATATTCCTAATCCTATGGTCCTAAGGACAACACCCAAAGCAGCCTGACTTTTACCCTTACCTTCACCATCATAAATATGTAGTTGACCTTTTGATCTTTCTTGACTGTCACTGGCTGTGACAATACCAATACCTCTATTTCTAATTTTATTCGTCAATTGAACAAAGTTAATGAACTTAATCTAAGATATAGTTAAGAATATTATTAAAAATTTAATAATAAATTCAACCTATTCATAGGTACTTTGAATTTTAAAGT is a window of Prochlorococcus marinus XMU1419 DNA encoding:
- the crtD gene encoding C-3',4' desaturase CrtD encodes the protein MSKSEVVVVGAGIAGLTSAAILSKQGLSVTLIESHSQAGGCAGTFKRKNYIFDVGATQVAGLEKGGIHSRIFNFLDIQSPEATILDPACIVDLKDGLKPISIWYEKSKWIAEQEMQFPGSSRFWNLCNRIHQSNWLFANNNPVLPISNFWDFSQLLKALVPSNLVTGILLKSTIFDLLRICGLSKNERLIKFLNLQLKLYSQEDVYNTAALYGSTVLQICQQPHGLWHLKKSMQSLSEALESSLKKTGVNLIFGQKVNSINFDDVNIRWKLSANSKKNSFVYEAKDLIYTAPPQSLLKHLKGPLNRKLTYKNRLTNLPDPSGAVVFYSALKKEHIKKIFSNHYQFVSNEFGSLFVSISEDGDGRAPIGEVTLIASIFTKTKDWFDLDKQNYLRRKKDFMKKISLELESQFDILPENWLHRELATPLGFEKWTNRPNGIVGGLGQNPEIFGLFGLSSRTPFEGLWICGDSIYPGEGTAGVSQSALMVSRQILASKGIKNFNL
- a CDS encoding fructosamine kinase family protein, translating into MQKLSPFEVSEICNELGEPYPKSIEQVHGGDIHSAWKIEFANKKLFLKRNDRHKNFLEFEKYCLQNLRDYSNEKNLIIPEVITFRNFKNVEILLMEWIDMQNFDQKNLGKGLGEMHLNSTESNPKIFGYPIEGFIGLTDQLKGWEHNWVDCFLNLRIIPQLSILKSNFLNKETINKVNEKIRSELLKHKPINTLIHGDLWSGNVGIDKSGRGVIFDPASWWADNEVDIAMTRLFGGFDKEFYDEYHKIFPIREGFEKRIIIYNFYHILNHANMFGGTYFNQVKDYVKSILKM
- a CDS encoding CAAD domain-containing protein — encoded protein: MSDNTPESNQDSGSATSSETKSFSDKYSDVMGKVNETLGKVDWTQMGKYGKAAGIIAVVVIAQIIIKVIIDTINFFPILPGLLELLGVIVVGQWSWQNLRTSENREAVLDKVQNLKKTYLG
- the moeB gene encoding molybdopterin-synthase adenylyltransferase MoeB — its product is MTFSKDIKFNLLTADEQERYQKHLTLKEIGNEGQLKLKNSSVLCIGAGGLGSAVLIYLAATGIGKIGIVDNDHVEKSNLQRQIIHETKTIGNLKVDSARERIKKFNPNSEVLTFAERINPNNALEIIREFDIICDCSDNFATRYLINDSCLILNKPLVFGSVQGFEGQVSVFNLNKKSPNLRDLLPESPSKKAVPSCTEYGVVGVSTGLIGIFQVNEIIKIVLKKGETLDGKILVFDLLNMSMKKLHLKRDILNQQINNLSKFADFYDDDDYCSEKNHKIRRINAIDFHNLYKANPNKILLIDVRENEEFSDSRIEGSISIPLSHLDQDFDLEFIKKESLIKEVFTICKSGKRSEKASKILSQFKIQSRSIEGGIEKVKRILSN
- a CDS encoding cob(I)yrinic acid a,c-diamide adenosyltransferase translates to MTNKIRNRGIGIVTASDSQERSKGQLHIYDGEGKGKSQAALGVVLRTIGLGICENRQSRVLLLRFLKGPERSYDEDSAIEALQRGFPHLIDHVRTGRSEFFNADQVTKFDIGEAERGWNIAKGAIASSLYSVVVLDELNPVLDLGMLDTQEVVDSLQNRPDGLEIIITGRAAPASLVRISQLHSEMRPRLIGDLSNKSGQKRFNGGIEIYTGEGKGKSTSALGKALQAIGKGISQDKSHRVLILQWLKGGNGYTEDAAIEALRESYPHLVDHLRSGRDAIVWRGQQQPIDYVEAERAWEIAKAAILSGLYKTIILDELNPTVDLELLPVESIHQTLLKKPAETEVVITGRCKNEPSYFELADVYSEMVCHKHYANVGVDLKRGVDY